From one Chanodichthys erythropterus isolate Z2021 chromosome 3, ASM2448905v1, whole genome shotgun sequence genomic stretch:
- the LOC137008752 gene encoding interferon-induced very large GTPase 1-like, producing MNNLFHKLHLEVRQLKLRAADVLQVSAHSLQSCESCAEEELVQTFIQKLLIHNYRARYIKTKVNHQQDQTIQRCSDLSEDESNIFEDVHKSKVSSQSERIHLMDVQMAVFHCADGFLKQLMVTKLSQCQYALPLLVPDPFTQQIEFPLWTFRQINKSWKKRNTNNEIISQTQLIYKAEIPMVFFFRFGSVSSSKSQLMNSLINEKHNTFFHRNCPGSSRTRVLMDGVVEIAWFCPSGKDTDKFTDCVAFCNLHGDAGDHEKQLKILSEMASVNVVLLPQLDRNDKSAAIIQNLYKDRKPLIFLFTEDESAVTEMKKGKFKIGLKGKNQPEVNEELSRALHDYLKESSHIFRLEDVSKHSDIRVDEQDDDACRRGREAAQQMMSLLENKDLTEIKESVLPHQGKLWHQWSQKNKELHRPRAEEIEMEISRKQKEIKEIRQQQHESVISEFMKHCIKEIDSHDEHEKMFFINWLIILLDEYISADLSNLHQKYDEKWSKVLKLKEKHDKSETLKAEQTELERISEELQASDFGLQHIMREIGQIYESCESVKKNKKDLQFDFSSLPSLAAEMMISGFPLELMDGDAAHVPVVWISAVLDELIQKLGDQRIFVLSVLGIQSSGKSTMLNAMFGLQFAVSAGRCTRGAFMQLVKVSDKMKTQMNFDYILVVDTEGLRALELAGRSTRQHDNELATFVVGLANLTLINIFGENSSEMQDILQIVVQAFMRMKKVKLNPSCVFVHQNVSDVTAGKKTKEGRRRLQETLDEMTKLAAEEEDCDAECFSDVIRFDVQNDVKYFAQLWEGSPPMAPPNPNYCENILELKETIMSHASKSHGMRLVDLKDRIKDLWEALLKERFVFSFRNSLEISAYRKLETEYSKWSWRLRSAMIETENKLQNKIENQAIHQIEESDLQGELKKTSEEVQKSMSDFFEKNKDKDILIQWKASFEIKIKDLQENIVIETNRKLNEILHQQDLKKKIDAQRTRHENALFEKSKELASKLKNKGNDEQTLKKEFDLFWEQSVKKIITDTPPIKDTDIMRDVREILRDIYESISVDHWKESSVYNIFTVPSYSDYVVFKRSTKKGIKEVVKDACRTVKKTFGYDRTLSLADESQIRSLVTDVAQQTDRMIQSFNISKTGYNISLIQQLTDYIKARVIDHQEGAVKYVFKIEFIVDLSFSICRRSNKMITDQHRLFREANDPEIYVEKKREEYYSIFQKYCHGAASDAIFGEIICQKLKEPIEQSVYKKTARDLTDEMKSNCESLNGNRSNLEKHILKTLAEVEDFNKYTNYIHNPRDHFKSFIRDEVSRYITDKFSVSVLPKMNGNIKILQQKIMKAAHESTEHVQVNRGDVGLWLNSFTQKLSDELIFSEKDLSGVKHDDFHDFSLLEDVIREELTAIMSDMSSRFNTKTFDENLDLSFKPGELLIDHFCQCCWVQCPFCKAICTNTIDKHHGDHSVPFHRNNGLNGWFYIGTTNLSINICTSAVASDQDFKPIGSDNTVLWREYRRAGGVYADWSITPDLSELPYWKWFVCRFQKDLEKHHSKTFEGKGKIPDEWRTYSKQDAIESLDKYI from the coding sequence ATGAATAATCTATTTCACAAACTCCATCTTGAAGTCAGACAACTCAAACTAAGAGCTGCAGATGTTCTTCAGGTATCTGCACATTCATTACAGTCCTGTGAGTCTTGTGCTGAAGAGGAGCTTGTTCAGACTTTCATACAAAAACTACTGATACATAACTATAGGGCAAGATACATTAAAACTAAAGTGAACCATCAACAGGATCAAACAATACAAAGATGCAGTGATTTATCTGAAGATGAGAGTAATATATTTGAGGATGTTCATAAAAGCAAAGTATCGAGTCAATCTGAGCGAATTCACCTCATGGATGTTCAGATGGCCGTGTTTCATTGTGCTGATGGTTTCCTGAAGCAGCTGATGGTCACTAAACTGTCCCAGTGTCAGTACGCTCTGCCTCTGCTTGTTCCTGATCCATTCACACAACAGATTGAGTTTCCTCTCTGGACATTCAGACAAATCAACAAGAGCTGGAAGAAGAGAAACACCAACAATGAAATCATCAGTCAAACCCAGCTAATCTACAAGGCAGAAATTCCAATGGTGTTTTTCTTCAGGTTTGGCTCTGTGTCTTCATCCAAGTCTCAGCTGATGAACAGTCTGATCAATGAGAAACACAACACGTTCTTCCACAGGAACTGCCCAGGCAGCAGCAGAACCAGAGTCCTGATGGATGGAGTGGTGGAGATCGCCTGGTTCTGCCCCTCTGGGAAAGACACAGATAAATTCACTGACTGTGTTGCATTCTGTAATCTACATGGTGATGCAGGAGACCATGAGAAACAGCTGAAGATCCTCTCTGAAATGGCCTCAGTCAATGTTGTTCTGCTACCACAACTGGACAGAAATGACAAAAGTGCAGCAATAATCCAAAACCTGTACAAGGACAGAAAACcactcatttttctttttactgaGGATGAATCTGCTGTAACTGAGATGAAGAAAGGGAAATTCAAAATAGGTCTGAAAGGTAAAAATCAACCTGAAGTAAATGAAGAGCTCAGTAGAGCTCTTCACGATTATCTCAAAGAATCATCTCACATTTTCAGACTTGAAGATGTGTCCAAACACTCAGACATCAGAGTAGATGAGCAAGATGATGATGCCTGCAGGAGAGGAAGAGAAGCAGCACAGCAGATGATGAGTTTACTGGAGAATAAAGATCTGACAGAAATCAAAGAATCAGTTCTGCCTCATCAGGGGAAACTGTGGCATCAGTGGAGTCAGAAGAACAAAGAACTACATCGACCTCGAGCAGAAGAGATAGAAATGGAAATAAgtagaaaacaaaaagaaataaaggaaATTCGGCAACAACAGCATGAATCTGTCATCAGTGAGTTTATGAAGCACTGTATTAAAGAAATAGATTCACATGATGAACATGAGAAGATGTTTTTTATTAACTGGCTCATAATCCTACTAGATGAATATATTTCAGCTGATCTTTCCAATCTACATCAAAAGTATGATGAAAAATGGTCAAAGGTCTTAAAACTGAAAGAGAAACATGATAAATCTGAAACACTCAAAGCTGAACAAACTGAACTTGAGAGAATATCTGAGGAACTTCAAGCTTCAGATTTTGGTCTGCAGCACATCATGAGGGAGATCGGTCAGATCTATGAATCATGTGAATCTGTGAAGAAGAACAAGAAAGACCTGCAGTTTGACTTCTCTTCTCTCCCGAGTCTTGCAGCAGAGATGATGATCTCTGGATTTCCACTGGAGCTAATGGATGGAGATGCTGCTCATGTTCCTGTGGTCTGGATCTCTGCTGTTCTAGATGAACTCATCCAGAAACTGGGAGACCAGAGAATCTTTGTGCTGTCAGTTTTAGGGATTCAAAGCTCTGGGAAATCCACCATGCTGAATGCCATGTTTGGACTCCAGTTTGCCGTCAGTGCTGGCAGGTGCACCAGAGGAGCTTTCATGCAGCTGGTCAAAGTGTCAGACAAGATGAAAACACAGATGAACTTTGACTATATTCTGGTTGTTGATACTGAGGGTCTTCGTGCTCTAGAACTGGCTGGAAGAtcaacaagacaacatgacaaTGAATTGGCCACATTTGTTGTTGGTCTTGCAAATCTGACCTTGATCAACATCTTTGGAGAAAACTCATCTGAGATGCAGGACATTCTTCAGATTGTTGTTCAGGCCTTCATGAGGATGAAGAAGGTCAAACTGAATCCcagctgtgtgtttgtgcatcagAACGTCTCAGACGtcacagctggaaaaaaaactaAGGAGGGAAGGAGACGACTGCAGGAGACACTGGATGAGATGACTAAACTCGCTGCTGAAGAGGAGGACTGTGATGCAGAATGTTTCAGTGATGTCATTAGATTTGATGTTCAGAATGATGTGAAGTATTTTGCTCAGCTCTGGGAGGGCAGCCCACCCATGGCACCACCAAACCCAAACTACTGTGAGAATATTCTGGAACTAAAGGAAACTATTATGTCTCATGCCTCAAAATCACATGGAATGAGACTGGTAGACTTAAAAGATCGTATTAAAGATCTCTGGGAGGCTTTACTGAAGGAAAGATTTGTCTTCAGTTTCAGAAATTCTCTGGAGATTTCAGCCTACAGGAAACTGGAGACTGAATACAGCAAGTGGTCCTGGAGGCTTCGCAGTGCCATGATAGAAACTGAAAACAAACtacaaaacaaaatagaaaatcaAGCAATTCACCAAATTGAGGAATCTGATCTTCAAGGAGAACTGAAGAAAACAAGTGAAGAAGTGCAAAAATCAATGTCAGATTTCTTTGAGAAAAACAAAGATAAAGATATACTGATTCAGTGGAAAGCATCAtttgaaatcaaaattaaagACCTTCAGGAAAACATTGTAATCGAAACAAATAGGAAATTAAATGAGATTCTTCATCAGCAAGACCTGAAGAAAAAGATTGATGCTCAAAGGACACGTCATGAAAATGCTCTGTTTGAAAAGAGCAAAGAACTTGCCTCAAAACTCAAAAACAAAGGGAATGATGAACAAACACTGAAGAAAGAGTTTGATTTGTTTTGGGAGCAGAGTGTGAAGAAGATCATCACAGACACTCCTCCAATCAAAGACACTGACATAATGAGAGATGTGAGAGAAATCCTCAGAGACATCTATGAAAGCATTTCTGTAGACCACTGGAAGGAGAGCagtgtgtacaatatttttactGTGCCGAGCTATTCAGATTATGTTGTTTTCAAAAGGTCCACAAAAAAAGGGATTAAAGAGGTTGTAAAGGATGCTTGCAGAAcagttaaaaaaacatttggatATGATCGAACTCTGTCTCTAGCAGATGAATCCCAAATAAGATCATTAGTCACAGATGTTGCtcagcagacagacagaatgattcAATCATTCAATATTTCAAAAACTGGCTACAACATCAGCCTCATTCAACAACTCACAGATTACATCAAGGCAAGGGTAATAGATCACCAGGAAGGAGCAGTGAAATATGTGTTTAAGATTGAATTCATTGTGGATTTGAGTTTTTCCATCTGTAGGAGATCAAACAAGATGATCACTGACCAACACAGACtgttcagggaagccaatgatCCTGAAATATATGTTGAGAAGAAGAGAGAAGAGTATTACAGTATTTTCCAGAAATACTGTCATGGAGCTGCATCAGATGCCATTTTTGGTGAGATAATCTGTCAGAAACTGAAAGAGCCCATTGAGCAGAGTGTCTACAAGAAGACTGCCAGAGATCTGACTGATGAAATGAAATCAAACTGTGAATCACTGAATGGAAACAGATCAAATCTGGAGAAACACATCCTGAAGACACTGGCAGAAGTGGAGGATTTTAACAAATACACAAACTACATTCATAATCCCAGAGATCACTTCAAGAGTTTCATCAGAGATGAAGTCAGTCGGTACATCACTGATAAGttcagtgtcagtgttttaCCAAAGATGAATGGGAACATTAAAATCCTGCAGCAGAAGATCATGAAAGCAGCACATGAATCTACTGAACATGTTCAAGTGAACAGAGGAGATGTTGGTTTGTGGTTGAACAGTTTCACACAGAAGCTCTCAGATGAGCTGATCTTCTCTGAAAAAGACCTCAGTGGAGTGAAACATGATGATTTTCATGATTTCAGCCTCTTAGAAGATGTGATAAGAGAAGAACTTACTGCTATAATGTCTGATATGAGCAGTAGGTTcaacacaaaaacatttgatGAAAATCTAGACCTCAGTTTCAAACCAGGTGAACTTCTGATTGATCACTTCTGTCAGTGCTGTTGGGTTCAGTGTCCGTTCTGTAAAGCCATCTGCACCAACACCATAGACAAACATCATGGAGATCACAGTGTTCCTTTCCATCGTAATAATGGACTGAATGGGTGGTTTTACATAGGAACAACAAACTTGTCTATTAACATCTGCACATCAGCTGTAGCAAGTGATCAAGATTTTAAACCCATTGGGTCAGATAATACAGTCCTCTGGAGAGAATACAGAAGAGCAGGAGGAGTTTATGCAGACTGGAGCATCACCCCGGATCTCTCTGAACTGCCCTACTGGAAGTGGTTTGTGTGCAGATTCCAGAAAGATCTGGAAAAGCACCACAGTAAAACATTTGAGGGGAAGGGAAAGATCCCAGATGAATGGAGAACATACTCAAAACAGGATGCTATTGAGAGTTTggataaatacatataa